A part of Streptomyces sp. NBC_01210 genomic DNA contains:
- a CDS encoding cupin domain-containing protein encodes MAVPPAGVLADIADLLHDLPADRGGALWRLSEEGRQLDANIIRMLPAARVAGHVEPDLDVLLCVLSGSGRLETDTGGRQELAAGCVAWLPRGVRRALFADEDGLVYVTVHCRRPGLAIRSAAVAQGGEAACLLNRICPGCDLPAGEIGARYCSRCGSRLPS; translated from the coding sequence ATGGCTGTGCCCCCCGCCGGCGTGCTCGCCGACATCGCCGACCTGCTTCATGACCTGCCCGCCGACCGGGGCGGTGCTCTGTGGCGCCTGTCCGAGGAAGGGCGGCAGCTGGACGCCAACATCATCCGCATGCTGCCCGCCGCCCGGGTCGCCGGCCATGTCGAACCGGATCTCGACGTGTTGCTGTGTGTGCTGAGCGGCAGCGGCCGACTGGAGACGGACACCGGTGGGCGGCAGGAGCTGGCGGCCGGGTGCGTCGCCTGGCTGCCGCGTGGCGTCCGTCGTGCGCTCTTCGCCGACGAGGACGGACTGGTCTATGTGACGGTGCACTGCCGCCGTCCGGGACTCGCCATCCGCAGCGCCGCCGTGGCGCAAGGCGGCGAAGCGGCATGTCTGCTCAACCGGATCTGTCCCGGCTGCGATCTTCCGGCCGGGGAGATCGGCGCACGTTACTGCAGCCGGTGCGGCAGCCGACTGCCGTCATGA